In Kineococcus sp. NBC_00420, a single genomic region encodes these proteins:
- the rpmB gene encoding 50S ribosomal protein L28 yields the protein MSAHCQVTGAVPGFGKSVSHSHRRTSRRFDPNVQRKKWFVPSLGRTVTLTVSARGIKTVDKRGIESVVAQLRARGEKF from the coding sequence GTGTCCGCTCACTGCCAGGTCACCGGAGCTGTTCCGGGGTTCGGCAAGTCCGTCTCGCACTCGCACCGGCGAACCAGCCGCCGGTTCGACCCGAACGTCCAGCGCAAGAAGTGGTTCGTCCCCTCCCTGGGGCGCACCGTGACGCTGACCGTTTCCGCGCGCGGCATCAAGACCGTCGACAAGCGCGGCATCGAGTCCGTCGTCGCGCAACTGCGAGCCCGAGGGGAGAAGTTCTGA
- a CDS encoding alkene reductase, with protein MDLFSPVALGDLQLPNRLVMAPLTRTRSGAEGVPGPLVAEHYGQRASTGLIVTEGTYPSRESRSYPGQPGIVTDEQQEGWRGVAEAVHARGGRLVMQVMHGGRVTHTDITGTERIVGPSAIAIQGETHTATGKVAYPVPHELTTSEIADVVTDFVTASRRAVDAGLDGVEIHSANGYLLHQFLAPGSNHRTDSYGGSPENRARLSIEVATAVAAEIGAGRVGIRISPAHNIQDALETDPADVEATYAALVEGLAPLGLAYLSVLHADPTGDLVQGLRKRFEGPLMLNTGFAAVTTREEATGLVADGVADVVAVGRAVMANPDLLARWQGGHPENELDPTTSYGSGAEGYTDYPFLA; from the coding sequence GTGGACCTCTTCTCCCCCGTCGCCCTGGGCGACCTCCAGCTGCCCAACCGCCTCGTCATGGCCCCGCTGACCCGGACCCGCTCCGGTGCCGAGGGTGTCCCCGGACCCCTCGTCGCCGAGCACTACGGCCAGCGCGCGAGCACCGGCCTCATCGTCACCGAAGGCACCTACCCCAGCCGCGAGTCGCGGTCCTACCCCGGCCAGCCCGGGATCGTCACCGACGAGCAGCAGGAAGGCTGGCGCGGTGTCGCCGAGGCGGTGCACGCCCGCGGCGGCCGTCTCGTGATGCAGGTCATGCACGGTGGCCGCGTCACGCACACCGACATCACCGGCACCGAGCGGATCGTCGGGCCGAGCGCCATCGCGATCCAGGGCGAGACCCACACCGCGACCGGCAAGGTCGCCTACCCGGTCCCGCACGAGCTGACGACGTCCGAGATCGCCGACGTCGTCACCGACTTCGTCACCGCGTCGCGTCGCGCCGTCGACGCCGGGCTGGACGGGGTCGAGATCCACTCCGCGAACGGCTACCTGCTGCACCAGTTCCTGGCGCCGGGGTCGAACCACCGCACCGACTCCTACGGCGGTTCCCCGGAGAACCGTGCGCGCCTCTCGATCGAGGTCGCGACGGCCGTGGCCGCCGAGATCGGCGCCGGCCGCGTGGGCATCCGCATCTCCCCCGCGCACAACATCCAGGACGCGCTCGAGACCGACCCCGCCGACGTCGAGGCCACCTACGCCGCGCTGGTCGAGGGCCTGGCTCCGCTGGGTCTGGCCTACCTGAGCGTCCTGCACGCCGACCCGACGGGCGACCTCGTCCAGGGCCTGCGCAAGCGCTTCGAGGGCCCGCTCATGCTGAACACCGGTTTCGCCGCCGTGACCACCCGCGAGGAGGCCACGGGCCTCGTCGCCGACGGTGTCGCGGACGTCGTCGCCGTGGGCCGCGCCGTGATGGCGAACCCGGACCTGCTGGCGCGCTGGCAGGGGGGTCACCCCGAGAACGAGCTCGACCCGACCACGAGCTACGGCTCGGGCGCCGAGGGCTACACGGACTACCCCTTCCTGGCCTGA
- the rpsN gene encoding 30S ribosomal protein S14: MAKESKIAKNEQRKDVVARYAARRAELKQAAVDPHATSRERVAAQLALQKLPRDASPTRVRNRDVTDGRPRGVLRTFGLSRITFRDMAHAGELPGVTKSSW, from the coding sequence GTGGCCAAGGAGAGCAAGATCGCCAAGAACGAGCAGCGCAAGGACGTCGTCGCCCGGTACGCCGCGCGCCGGGCCGAACTCAAGCAGGCCGCCGTCGACCCGCACGCGACCAGCCGGGAACGGGTCGCGGCCCAGCTGGCCCTGCAGAAGCTCCCGCGCGACGCCAGCCCCACCCGGGTCCGCAACCGCGACGTCACCGATGGGCGCCCGCGTGGCGTCCTGCGCACGTTCGGGCTGTCGCGCATCACGTTCCGCGACATGGCCCACGCCGGGGAGCTACCCGGCGTCACGAAGTCCAGCTGGTGA
- the ykgO gene encoding type B 50S ribosomal protein L36: MKVRASLKSLKQKEGSIVVRRHGKTYVINKRNPRWKARQG; encoded by the coding sequence GTGAAGGTACGCGCATCGTTGAAGAGCCTGAAGCAGAAGGAGGGATCCATCGTCGTGCGTCGTCACGGGAAGACCTACGTCATCAACAAGAGGAACCCGCGCTGGAAGGCGCGGCAGGGCTGA
- a CDS encoding GTP-binding protein → MSDFGGVVEDVVVPLEHACLGCAQREDLLPTVAAIAATGRWSALVLALPVGADPTPVLAALCTQDDLRDAVAVRGVVAAVEAAGLVEDLLGDALLSERGTALGEDDERAVGEALARQLDEADLVLTDGTADGRARTLLAHLCGPGVPVLPLEGTGGAQLVDVAGGTHRSGARADLLTVRRPPVEDTCGVWTVELTSDRTLHPGRLLERIEDLGAGRLRARGTFRLTTRPGTICAWDGAGGQLSIGETSTWRPGDRSTHLVVTGTEPGDRDRVRAAFTDVLATVAEEAGAQEAAAQQAAGAQGGPREDGFEAWLGPREPHVPAHLLTDPLVVE, encoded by the coding sequence GTGAGCGACTTCGGCGGCGTGGTGGAGGACGTCGTGGTCCCGCTCGAGCACGCCTGCCTGGGCTGCGCCCAGCGCGAGGACCTCCTGCCGACGGTGGCGGCCATCGCGGCCACCGGCCGCTGGTCCGCCCTCGTGCTGGCCCTGCCGGTCGGTGCCGACCCCACCCCGGTCCTGGCCGCGCTGTGCACGCAGGACGACCTGCGCGACGCCGTCGCCGTGCGCGGGGTCGTGGCCGCCGTCGAGGCCGCCGGCCTCGTCGAGGACCTCCTCGGCGACGCGCTGCTGTCCGAACGCGGCACCGCCCTCGGCGAGGACGACGAACGCGCCGTCGGCGAGGCCCTGGCCCGACAGCTCGACGAAGCGGACCTGGTGCTGACCGACGGCACCGCCGACGGGCGCGCACGCACCCTGCTGGCCCACCTGTGCGGCCCGGGGGTACCGGTGCTGCCCCTGGAAGGCACCGGCGGCGCGCAGCTCGTCGACGTCGCGGGCGGGACGCACCGCAGCGGCGCCCGCGCCGACCTGCTGACCGTGCGCCGCCCCCCGGTCGAGGACACCTGCGGGGTCTGGACCGTGGAACTCACCTCCGACCGCACGCTGCACCCGGGCCGGCTGCTGGAACGGATCGAGGACCTCGGCGCCGGGCGCCTGCGCGCCCGCGGCACCTTCCGCCTCACCACCCGGCCGGGCACGATCTGCGCGTGGGACGGCGCCGGAGGCCAGCTGAGCATCGGCGAGACCAGCACCTGGCGCCCCGGGGACCGCAGCACCCACCTCGTCGTCACCGGCACAGAACCCGGCGACAGGGACCGGGTGCGGGCCGCCTTCACCGACGTCCTGGCCACGGTGGCCGAAGAAGCCGGGGCGCAGGAGGCGGCGGCCCAGCAGGCCGCCGGTGCCCAGGGCGGCCCCCGGGAGGACGGGTTCGAGGCGTGGCTGGGCCCGCGAGAGCCCCACGTCCCGGCCCACCTCCTCACCGATCCGCTCGTGGTGGAATGA
- a CDS encoding Fpg/Nei family DNA glycosylase produces MPELPEVESARKVIEESGLDRRIADVDDRDTYECRPHAPGDLRKALLGRTLTAAHRRGKSMWCDSSEDGPSLGIHLGMSGRIFISPPGGEGDLAVGGDYAGPRPQSTAVKDEWYRFTLDFEDGGQLRLFDKRRLGRVRLDPDLAALGPDAEEIGREEFRERVGRGTAPLKARLLDQSVLAGIGNLLADEVLWRSRMSPRRPAGELRTEELDELRRELRAGIRHAVKHGGVHTGEVIPHRTNGGHCPRCGAEMVRATVGGRTTWWCSAEQA; encoded by the coding sequence GTGCCGGAGCTGCCCGAGGTCGAGTCCGCCCGCAAGGTCATCGAGGAGAGCGGTCTGGACCGCCGGATCGCCGACGTCGACGACCGCGACACCTACGAGTGCCGCCCGCACGCACCGGGCGACCTGCGCAAGGCCCTGCTGGGCCGGACCCTGACCGCGGCCCACCGGCGCGGGAAGTCCATGTGGTGCGACTCCTCCGAGGACGGTCCGTCGCTCGGGATCCACCTGGGCATGAGCGGACGCATCTTCATCAGCCCGCCCGGCGGCGAGGGAGACCTGGCGGTCGGCGGCGACTACGCCGGGCCGCGGCCGCAGTCGACCGCGGTCAAGGACGAGTGGTACCGCTTCACCCTGGACTTCGAGGACGGCGGGCAGTTGCGCCTCTTCGACAAGCGCCGCCTGGGCCGGGTCCGGCTCGATCCCGACCTGGCCGCGCTGGGCCCGGACGCCGAGGAGATCGGGCGCGAGGAGTTCCGCGAACGCGTCGGCCGCGGAACCGCTCCGTTGAAGGCGCGGTTGCTGGACCAGTCGGTGCTGGCGGGGATCGGGAACCTGCTGGCCGACGAGGTGCTGTGGCGCAGCCGGATGTCCCCGCGCAGGCCGGCCGGGGAACTGCGCACCGAGGAGCTCGACGAACTCCGCCGGGAACTGCGCGCCGGGATCCGGCACGCCGTCAAGCACGGCGGCGTCCACACCGGCGAGGTGATCCCGCACCGCACGAACGGAGGGCACTGCCCCCGCTGCGGCGCCGAGATGGTGCGCGCGACGGTCGGGGGCCGCACGACGTGGTGGTGCTCGGCAGAACAGGCCTGA
- a CDS encoding APC family permease — MTVETRTPALRRVLNLRYLVVFGLAYLAPTVVFDQFGITSDLTGGMQTLAVLITTVAMSFTAYSYSLMVRAHPVAGSAYTYVQRSVNPWLGFFTGWVMLLDYLLLPMICYLLLGTYLNAFVPGVPVALWVVAGAVFVAVFNVIGVRAAGRINIAVVVAQVVFSAVFAIVLVVVILRAQGTTGLIDTHALVNPDTFDTGNVLRGASVLAVSFLGFDAVSTFAEETVEPRKTVPRAVMIVCVGGGAGFAVMAYLLQTAWPTSVSDMVDPNVGILELIAHTGTSWIEVPFLVVDNVSTIVCAMAAVAAVSRVLLGMGRDDVLPRRFFGRVDARFQTPVRNILATSVISLSAIFYADDLLGAASLVSFGAITGFVLVNYAAINHYFVRGGRRHGADVLKFLVLPGLGVLVTVVLWVGIDAHAKELGLVWLGLGLVYIGVKTRGFRRPPAPLALQDAD, encoded by the coding sequence GTGACCGTCGAAACCCGAACTCCGGCACTGCGCCGCGTCCTCAACCTGCGCTACCTGGTCGTGTTCGGGCTGGCGTACCTCGCACCCACCGTGGTGTTCGACCAGTTCGGCATCACGAGCGACCTGACCGGGGGGATGCAGACCCTGGCCGTGCTCATCACCACCGTCGCGATGTCCTTCACCGCGTACAGCTACAGCCTCATGGTGCGTGCCCACCCGGTCGCGGGCTCGGCGTACACGTACGTGCAGAGGTCGGTGAACCCCTGGTTGGGGTTCTTCACCGGCTGGGTGATGCTGCTCGACTACCTGTTGCTCCCGATGATCTGCTACCTGCTCCTGGGCACCTACCTCAACGCCTTCGTGCCGGGGGTTCCCGTCGCGCTCTGGGTCGTCGCGGGTGCGGTCTTCGTCGCGGTGTTCAACGTCATCGGGGTGCGCGCCGCCGGTCGCATCAACATCGCCGTCGTCGTCGCGCAGGTCGTCTTCAGCGCGGTGTTCGCGATCGTGCTCGTCGTCGTCATCCTCCGGGCCCAGGGAACGACCGGACTGATCGACACCCACGCTCTCGTGAACCCCGACACCTTCGACACCGGAAACGTCCTGCGGGGAGCGTCCGTCCTCGCCGTGTCCTTCCTGGGTTTCGACGCGGTCTCCACCTTCGCGGAGGAAACGGTGGAACCCAGGAAGACGGTGCCGCGAGCGGTGATGATCGTGTGCGTCGGAGGCGGCGCCGGGTTCGCGGTCATGGCCTACCTCCTGCAGACGGCCTGGCCCACGTCCGTCAGCGACATGGTGGACCCGAACGTCGGCATCCTGGAACTGATCGCGCACACCGGGACGTCCTGGATCGAGGTCCCTTTCCTCGTCGTCGACAACGTGTCCACCATCGTCTGCGCGATGGCTGCGGTGGCGGCCGTCTCCCGGGTCCTGCTCGGGATGGGCCGGGACGACGTGCTGCCGCGTCGGTTCTTCGGGCGGGTCGACGCACGCTTCCAGACCCCGGTGCGCAACATCCTCGCCACGTCGGTCATCTCGTTGTCAGCCATCTTCTACGCGGACGACCTGCTGGGGGCGGCCTCGCTCGTGAGCTTCGGCGCCATCACCGGGTTCGTGCTGGTCAACTACGCCGCGATCAACCACTACTTCGTCAGGGGCGGACGCCGCCACGGTGCGGACGTCCTGAAGTTCCTGGTGCTCCCGGGTCTCGGCGTGCTGGTGACGGTCGTCCTGTGGGTGGGCATCGACGCGCACGCGAAGGAACTGGGACTCGTCTGGCTGGGGCTGGGTCTCGTCTACATCGGGGTGAAGACCCGGGGGTTCCGCCGACCGCCCGCACCGTTGGCACTGCAGGACGCCGACTGA
- a CDS encoding type B 50S ribosomal protein L31, producing MKPHLHPVYGPVVFRDKAAGTAFLSNSTLAARRDLPTAEWEDGRTYPVFDVDVSAASHPFWTGSARVLDTEGRVEKFRRRYARD from the coding sequence GTGAAACCACACCTGCATCCCGTCTACGGCCCGGTCGTCTTCCGCGACAAGGCCGCGGGCACGGCGTTCCTGTCGAACTCCACCCTCGCCGCGCGCCGAGACCTGCCGACCGCGGAGTGGGAGGACGGACGCACCTACCCCGTGTTCGACGTCGACGTGTCGGCGGCGAGCCACCCGTTCTGGACCGGGAGCGCCCGCGTGCTGGACACCGAGGGCCGGGTGGAGAAGTTCCGCCGCCGCTACGCGCGCGACTGA
- the rpmG gene encoding 50S ribosomal protein L33, with amino-acid sequence MARSQDVRPVIELRSTGGTGYTYVTRKNRRNDPDRMVVRKYDPVLRRHVDFREER; translated from the coding sequence ATGGCCAGGTCCCAGGACGTGCGTCCTGTCATCGAACTCCGCTCCACGGGTGGGACGGGCTACACCTACGTCACGCGCAAGAACCGCCGGAACGACCCCGACCGCATGGTCGTCCGCAAGTACGACCCCGTCCTGCGCCGGCACGTCGACTTCCGCGAGGAGCGCTGA
- a CDS encoding CapA family protein encodes MRSGVLAVVALLLLAGCSGEPEAPAPQPITVNVAGDVHFAGSSAAALGPGGLEAVAGVLGDADVTVVNVETAITDRGDPAGKKYTFRAPASGLGALKAVGVDVAAMANNHSLDYGRTGLQDTLAAGKAQGLPIIGLGTDVGAAFAPYRTTVRDNRLAVFDATQVLDTSLATAWTATAEKPGLASVQTDSGRARLVAAVKAERGRSDSIVVVLHYGRELAGCPTDDQRRIARELVAAGADAVVGSHAHIQLGQGFLTAGDRTGFVDYGLGNFVFYAERPGTVDSGVLKLTLPGTGGVSAAAWTPATIRSGVPVPLTGDEAAEALQEKDSLRACADLAATSGGQARKG; translated from the coding sequence GTGCGCTCAGGGGTTCTCGCGGTCGTGGCCCTGCTGCTCCTCGCCGGGTGCTCCGGGGAGCCCGAAGCACCCGCGCCGCAACCCATCACCGTGAACGTCGCCGGCGACGTCCACTTCGCCGGCTCCAGCGCCGCGGCCCTCGGACCCGGCGGGCTGGAGGCGGTCGCGGGGGTGCTCGGCGACGCCGACGTCACCGTGGTCAACGTCGAGACCGCGATCACCGACCGCGGGGACCCCGCGGGCAAGAAGTACACGTTCCGCGCGCCGGCGTCCGGGCTCGGCGCGTTGAAGGCGGTCGGGGTCGACGTCGCGGCGATGGCCAACAACCACAGCCTCGACTACGGCCGGACCGGTCTGCAGGACACCCTCGCCGCGGGGAAGGCGCAGGGACTGCCGATCATCGGGCTGGGGACGGACGTCGGCGCGGCGTTCGCGCCGTACCGCACGACCGTCCGCGACAACCGCCTCGCCGTGTTCGACGCCACCCAGGTCCTCGACACCTCGCTCGCGACGGCGTGGACCGCGACCGCGGAGAAACCCGGACTGGCCTCCGTGCAGACGGACTCCGGGCGGGCGCGGCTCGTCGCCGCGGTGAAGGCCGAACGCGGACGCAGCGACTCGATCGTCGTCGTCCTGCACTACGGCAGGGAACTCGCCGGGTGCCCCACCGACGACCAGCGCCGGATCGCCCGGGAACTCGTCGCCGCGGGCGCCGACGCCGTCGTCGGATCGCACGCGCACATCCAGCTCGGGCAGGGTTTCCTGACCGCCGGGGACCGGACGGGTTTCGTCGACTACGGCCTCGGGAACTTCGTGTTCTACGCCGAGCGCCCCGGGACGGTCGACTCCGGCGTCCTGAAGCTGACGCTGCCCGGAACGGGCGGGGTCTCCGCCGCGGCGTGGACGCCCGCCACCATCCGTTCCGGGGTCCCCGTCCCGCTGACGGGCGACGAGGCGGCCGAGGCGCTGCAGGAGAAGGACTCCCTGCGCGCCTGCGCCGACCTCGCCGCCACGTCGGGAGGTCAGGCCAGGAAGGGGTAG
- a CDS encoding MFS transporter — protein MRTPETAAAPTAPTTRGTTVVLLVGLLLVACAMRAPITGVGSVLPIVSDDLALSATLAGALTSLPLLAFAASSLVVPRVAARLGTRLTLVLALFLLVAGSLLRWVPGVVPLFAGTAVLGVAIGVANVLMPALIRAEFPARIPLLTSTYVVLMQVVASVSSGVAVPLSEHLAGGWRSALVVWAAPALVCVVLWLPLVRRGSGPATGGPRPRAPWGSGLAWAVTAFMAAQSVIFYVMLAWLATMVHDRSGTDRAAAGVLLSVMQVAGVVGSLLVPVVAGRTVVRTRRAAMGATTFTMTGLLLLLLVPDAAVVAVVVAGLGMGGAVVLALASVSARAADGATAVALSGMAQGVGYLAAAVGPVLIGALHVASGSWTVPLVVLVLVAAGQLVAARAAGKDAFVRA, from the coding sequence ATGCGCACACCCGAGACCGCCGCCGCCCCGACCGCCCCGACCACCCGTGGCACCACCGTCGTCCTCCTCGTGGGGCTGCTGCTGGTCGCCTGCGCCATGCGCGCCCCCATCACCGGGGTCGGGTCCGTGCTCCCGATCGTCTCCGACGACCTCGCCCTGTCCGCGACGCTCGCCGGGGCGCTGACGTCGCTGCCGCTGCTGGCCTTCGCCGCGAGCTCGCTCGTCGTCCCGCGGGTCGCCGCCCGCCTCGGGACCCGGCTCACCCTGGTCCTCGCGCTGTTCCTGCTGGTCGCCGGGTCCCTGCTGCGCTGGGTCCCGGGCGTCGTGCCCCTCTTCGCCGGGACGGCCGTCCTCGGGGTCGCCATCGGCGTCGCCAACGTGCTCATGCCCGCGCTCATCCGCGCCGAGTTCCCCGCCCGGATCCCCCTGCTCACCAGCACCTACGTCGTCCTCATGCAGGTCGTCGCCAGCGTCTCCTCCGGCGTCGCCGTGCCGCTGTCGGAGCACCTCGCCGGCGGCTGGCGCAGCGCGCTGGTCGTGTGGGCCGCACCCGCCCTCGTCTGCGTCGTGCTGTGGCTGCCCCTGGTCCGCCGCGGTTCCGGCCCGGCGACCGGAGGACCGCGACCTCGCGCGCCCTGGGGTTCGGGACTGGCCTGGGCGGTCACCGCGTTCATGGCCGCCCAGTCGGTGATCTTCTACGTGATGCTGGCGTGGCTGGCGACGATGGTCCACGACCGCTCCGGGACCGACCGCGCCGCCGCCGGCGTGCTGCTGTCGGTGATGCAGGTCGCCGGAGTGGTCGGCAGCCTCCTCGTCCCCGTCGTCGCGGGTCGCACCGTCGTGCGCACCCGGCGCGCGGCGATGGGGGCCACGACGTTCACGATGACCGGCCTGCTCCTCCTCCTGCTCGTCCCCGACGCGGCCGTCGTCGCCGTCGTCGTCGCCGGGCTCGGGATGGGTGGGGCCGTCGTGCTGGCGCTCGCGAGCGTCTCGGCGCGGGCGGCGGACGGGGCCACGGCGGTCGCGTTGTCCGGGATGGCGCAGGGCGTCGGCTACCTCGCGGCCGCGGTCGGACCGGTGCTCATCGGGGCGCTGCACGTGGCGAGCGGTTCGTGGACGGTGCCGCTGGTGGTGCTCGTGCTGGTGGCGGCCGGGCAGCTGGTGGCGGCGCGGGCGGCCGGGAAGGACGCGTTCGTGCGGGCGTGA
- a CDS encoding NAD(P)/FAD-dependent oxidoreductase codes for MSLDLRTPARHRTVWERSAPDPALVHRALAGTELAAYWLQDAPAGPTPEQLTSATTADLVVVGGGYLGLWTAVLAKRRDPARSVVLLESETVGWAASGRNGGFCEASITHGDENGRTRWPRDQEVLRRLGRQNLDAFARDVDELEVDCQFERTGSLTVAVEPHQVPWLADGSTSPSDLLDAAAVRAEVDSPVVLGARWDRHDVALLHPARLARELARVARDLGVEVFEHSPVTEVVEDKKPSGGRLTVRTARAGISAAHVVLATGVFPSLLRRDRLRTVPVYDYVLMTEPLTSAQKASVGWAHRQGITDLANQFHYVRLSADDRILFGGYDAVHHAGGAVRSRYEDNRASYERLASHFFTMFPQLEDVRFSHRWGGAIDTCTRFTAYYGTAKAGRLAYARGFTGLGVGSTRFAAEVLLDLIAGAPTERTELEMVRRKPLPFPPEPVAALGVAMTRAALDRADHRQGHRGLFLRGLDAAGLGFDS; via the coding sequence GTGAGTCTCGACCTTCGAACGCCCGCCCGACACCGCACCGTGTGGGAACGGTCCGCCCCGGACCCGGCGCTCGTCCACCGGGCCCTGGCCGGCACCGAACTCGCGGCGTACTGGCTCCAGGACGCCCCGGCGGGACCGACCCCGGAACAACTGACCAGCGCGACGACGGCCGACCTGGTCGTGGTCGGCGGTGGGTACCTGGGGTTGTGGACGGCGGTGCTGGCCAAGCGGCGCGACCCCGCGCGCAGCGTCGTCCTGCTGGAGTCCGAGACCGTGGGGTGGGCGGCTTCCGGCCGCAACGGGGGCTTCTGCGAGGCGAGCATCACCCACGGGGACGAGAACGGGCGCACCCGCTGGCCCCGCGACCAGGAGGTGCTGCGGCGTCTCGGGCGGCAGAACCTGGACGCGTTCGCGCGGGACGTCGACGAGCTGGAGGTGGACTGCCAGTTCGAGCGGACGGGCAGTCTGACCGTCGCCGTCGAACCGCACCAGGTTCCCTGGCTGGCCGACGGGTCCACCTCGCCGAGCGACCTCCTGGACGCGGCCGCGGTCCGCGCCGAGGTGGACTCCCCCGTCGTGCTCGGCGCACGGTGGGACCGCCACGACGTCGCGCTGCTGCACCCCGCACGGCTGGCCCGGGAGCTGGCCCGGGTGGCCCGGGACCTCGGGGTGGAGGTCTTCGAGCACTCCCCCGTCACCGAGGTCGTCGAGGACAAGAAACCCAGCGGTGGCCGCCTGACGGTCCGCACGGCCCGGGCCGGCATCAGCGCGGCCCACGTCGTGCTGGCCACCGGCGTCTTCCCCAGCCTGTTGCGGCGTGACCGTCTCCGGACGGTCCCCGTGTACGACTACGTGCTGATGACCGAACCGCTCACGAGCGCCCAGAAGGCGTCCGTGGGCTGGGCCCACCGCCAGGGGATCACCGATCTCGCCAACCAGTTCCACTACGTCCGGCTCTCGGCCGACGACCGCATCCTCTTCGGCGGCTACGACGCGGTCCACCACGCCGGGGGCGCGGTCCGCTCCCGCTACGAGGACAACCGCGCCTCCTACGAGCGGCTCGCGAGCCACTTCTTCACGATGTTCCCCCAGCTCGAGGACGTGCGCTTCAGCCACCGCTGGGGCGGAGCCATCGACACGTGCACGCGGTTCACGGCCTACTACGGGACGGCGAAGGCGGGTCGGCTGGCCTACGCCCGGGGTTTCACCGGCCTCGGTGTCGGGAGCACCCGCTTCGCCGCCGAGGTGCTGCTGGACCTCATCGCCGGCGCCCCGACGGAACGGACCGAGCTGGAGATGGTGCGACGCAAGCCGTTGCCGTTCCCCCCGGAACCGGTGGCCGCGCTGGGCGTGGCCATGACCCGCGCGGCCCTCGACCGCGCCGACCACCGGCAGGGGCACCGCGGTCTCTTCCTGCGGGGTCTCGACGCCGCCGGTCTCGGGTTCGACTCCTGA